GTTCTTCGGGGTCGTCTGACCTCCACTGCAGGGTTTCGCCCCATTCGAGGCGTATTCCGTTGAAATCCTGAAATATCGAGCCGCGTCTTTTGGCCCGTGGGCCGCTATACGATCCGCCGGGCGACGCTGAAGGACCTTGAAACACTCGTCGCACAGCGTCGCGGCATGTTCCACGACATGGGCGATTACTCGAAGCGCGAACTCGACGAGGCCGACCCCGTCTATCGCCGGTGGGCCGCGTCCCGGATGAAGCGCGGGAAATTGGTCGCATTCATCGCGGAGACGGCCGATGGGGCGGCGGTGGGAGGCGGCTGCGTTTGGCTGCAGGAACGCCAGCCTCGTCCGGGATGGCCGGGCGGGACTATTCCCTACCTTCTCTCGATGTACACCGAACCCGACCACCGCCGCAAAGCGTTGGCCTCTCGCATCGTGAAAGGAGCGATCACGTGGTGCAAGGAGAACGGGTACCGACGCTTGACGCTCCACGCCTCGAAACAGGGCCGCGGCGTCTACGCGGGCCTAGGGTTCGTCGACGGGTCCGAGATGAGGCTGGAGTGGGGACGGAAGAAGCGCCCACGCAAAGTCTCGAAGCGACGCCGAAAACGATAAGGGATCAAGGCAACCCCGAGGCCCACTTGGCGCTTTCGCTCAATAAGCGGAGTGGGTCCGTCCGTACTTACGGATGACGCCCTGCGGCCGTCATCTGGAGTACGTCCGGGCCCACGCTCCGCTAGGGCTATTCATGGGTCTGTCCGTATTCTGCGCGGATTCGCTCCGCTCATCCGCTGGAATCCGAACTTCCCCCCCATCCTCGCCTTGGCTGCGCTCAGGCATCGGAGTGGGTCTGTCCGAACTTGCCGCGATTCTAAGGAGGAAGATGCGACGACGGACCCCCCTATTGAGGGGGGAGTGAAGCAAGGGAATTAGAGCACGAAGCCCGTTTTTTGGGTGGGGCCATAAGCGGCCCCCTCAATTTTTCCCAATGGTCATGTTGTGGGGACCAAGTCAGTCCAAAAGCCCAACGGCCTCGACGGGAGGGGATTTCGAGTGAATCCCCGGTGACGACTGCCGTGAATATTCTACGTCTTGTGCCACTTGGCTTCGTTGCCATGACGTGTCTTTAGTGTATCCAAAAACTCGTGTCGTTCAACGTCATCGAGGTCAATGAAATGCCACAGTTGAAGCATGCCAGTTGCGGCATCGCAAGGCGCTGCGAAGAGAATCTGGAGATAGTCCGTCATGTCTAGTTTGTGGTCTGCCGAATGGGTGGACCGATGATGCTCGATCAATCTTTCGGCCAGGAAAAGGACCGACGCCGCCGTGAAGTCCTGCCATCCGGCTTGCGGTTCGTTCCCACATTCGAACGCGTATTCTGTGTGCCATTCCTTTCCGTCGGCAGACGACTTCAAGCGGAAAACA
The sequence above is drawn from the Euryarchaeota archaeon genome and encodes:
- a CDS encoding GNAT family N-acetyltransferase, whose translation is MGRYTIRRATLKDLETLVAQRRGMFHDMGDYSKRELDEADPVYRRWAASRMKRGKLVAFIAETADGAAVGGGCVWLQERQPRPGWPGGTIPYLLSMYTEPDHRRKALASRIVKGAITWCKENGYRRLTLHASKQGRGVYAGLGFVDGSEMRLEWGRKKRPRKVSKRRRKR